In the Limanda limanda chromosome 10, fLimLim1.1, whole genome shotgun sequence genome, one interval contains:
- the LOC133012252 gene encoding LOW QUALITY PROTEIN: DELTA-stichotoxin-Hmg2b-like (The sequence of the model RefSeq protein was modified relative to this genomic sequence to represent the inferred CDS: substituted 1 base at 1 genomic stop codon): MQNFHYTLQSSSDVLEIKNDSSRYTLANPRVFIVRGCCEIPLTPLVGPSSNGNAMFNKTTGCATGAVGVFTYDLFNADLKDYSHFMAVMYSVPYDQNVFSSWFAVGIFGREIHYDHNLFEIMYYGFENNFVRAEADGSDIFXEHDRAIVSASMSNSGQAVLRVVISDTGRY, encoded by the exons ATGCAAAATTTCCATTACACCCTTCAATCCTCAAGTGATGTCTTAGAGATTAAAAACGACTCTAGCCGCTACACTCTGGCCAACCCAAG GGTGTTCATTGTGAGAGGCTGCTGTGAGATCCCTCTGACCCCATTGGTGGGTCCCTCCTCCAATGGCAACGCAATGTTCAACAAGACCACCGGCTGTGCAACTGGGGCCGTCGGCGTCTTCACCTACGACCTATTCAATGCCGATCTGAAGGACTACAGCCACTTCATGGCTGTCATGTACTCTGTGCCCTATGACCAGAACGTCTTCTCCTCCTGGTTTGCTGTGGGCATCTTTGGAAGAGAAATTCATTACGACCACAATCTGTTTGAAATTATGTATTATGGTTTTGAAAACAACTTTGTAAGAGCAGAAGCTGACGGCTCTGACATTTTTTAAGAGCATGATAGGGCTATTGTCAGTGCCTCCATGTCTAACTCAGGTCAAGCAGTCCTGAGGGTGGTAATCAGTGATACTGGCAGATACTGA
- the gpc4 gene encoding glypican-4, producing the protein MKTLLCVLGSLLVFFSAPGTAEQKLKNCNEVRDAYSSMGFNVNDVPNKEVDGAPLRVCHQDFSCCTADMEEKLLQESHLEVKAPVSRLSTNLQSTFKQKHDHFDKFFRELLKNAELSLDNMFVRTYGMMYMQNAELFKNFFESLTRYYVSGSAAVNLDSMLSDFWADLLERMFRLVNVQYEFSDAYMECVSRHTEQLQPFGDVPRKLRIQLTRAFIAARTFVRGLALMPEVINKVSMVSNSPSCTRAAMKMMYCPYCSGQVALKPCQNYCLNVMRGCLANQADLDTEWNNFLDGMLSLAERLEGPFNFESVMDPIDVKISEAIMNMQENSMQVSQKVFQGCGQPKPSMAFRSKRSLKETGFTGRFRPYSPDARPTTAAGTSLDRLTTDVKKKLKHAKKFWSTLPDTVCVGERIAPGDECWNGTAKSRYDSVVIGNGLANQVSNPDVDVDITKPNIMIRSQIAAFKEMTSRLKAAHSGNDISTESDDESSGGEESGSGCDSPSCDTDRDMYFSTPPNPVKPRVDQVVVARAPSTGAATPGSMALALCGLALALLAPHLR; encoded by the exons GAGCCCCCCTGAGAGTGTGTCATCAGGACTTCTCCTGCTGCACGGCGGAtatggaggagaagctgctgcaggagagccACTTAGAAGTGAAAGCTCCCGTCTCCAGGCTGAGCACCAACCTACAATCCACCTTCAAACAGAAACACGACCACTTTGACA agtttttccGTGAGCTTCTGAAAAATGCCGAGCTCTCACTGGACAACATGTTTGTGCGAACCTACGGGATGATGTACATGCAGAACGCGGAGCTGTTCAAGAACTTTTTCGAGTCCCTGACTCGGTACTATGTGTCTGGCAGCGCTGCTGTCAACCTGGACTCCATGCTGTCGGACTTCTGGGCCGACCTCCTGGAGCGGATGTTCCGACTAGTCAACGTACAGTACGAATTCAGCGACGCCTACATGGAGTGCGTCAGCCggcacacagagcagctgcagccgtTCGGCGACGTGCCCCGTAAGCTCCGCATCCAGCTAACCCGGGCCTTCATCGCCGCACGCACCTTTGTTCGCGGCCTGGCTCTTATGCCAGAGGTGATCAATAAAGTTTCAATG GTCAGTAACTCTCCCAGCTGTACGCGAGCGGCCATGAAGATGATGTACTGTCCCTACTGCTCGGGCCAAGTGGCACTGAAACCCTGCCAGAATTACTGTCTGAATGTCATGCGTGGGTGTTTGGCCAACCAGGCCGACTTGGACACAGAATGGAACAACTTCCTCG ATGGTATGCTGAGTCTGGCTGAGAGGCTGGAAGGTCCCTTTAACTTTGAGTCCGTCATGGATCCCATCGACGTGAAGATCTCCGAGGCCATCATGAACATGCAAGAAAACAGCATGCAAGTTTCGCAGAAG GTTTTCCAGGGTTGTGGGCAGCCCAAACCGAGCATGGCCTTCCGTTCCAAGCGTTCTCTCAAAGAAACCGGCTTTACCGGCCGCTTCCGCCCATACAGCCCGGACGCACGGCCCACCACCGCTGCGGGAACCAgtttggatcgattg ACAactgatgtgaagaagaagctgaaacatGCAAAAAAGTTCTGGTCCACATTGccagacactgtgtgtgtaggtgagaGGATCGCACCTGGTGATGAGTGCTGGAACGGAACTGCAAAAAGCAG GTACGACTCAGTTGTCATTGGCAACGGGCTGGCCAATCAGGTATCAAACCCTGATGTGGATGTAGACATAACAAAGCCAAACATTATGATTCGCAGTCAGATTGCAGCTTTCAAAGAAATGACGAGTAGGCTCAAAGCTGCGCACAGCGGCAACGACATCTCTACGGAAAGCG ATGACGAGAGCAGTGGAGGGGAGGAGAGCGGCAGCGGCTGTGACTCTCCATCCTGCGACACAGACCGGGACATGTACTTCTCCACTCCACCGAACCCTGTCAAACCCCGGGTTGATCAAGTGGTGGTGGCCAGAGCTCCCTCGACTGGGGCCGCCACACCCGGAAGCATGGCGCTGGCGCTCTGCGGGCTGGCCCTAGCCCTGCTCGCCCCCCACCTGAGATAA